Proteins from one Streptomyces sp. NBC_00289 genomic window:
- a CDS encoding extracellular solute-binding protein, translated as MDLSRRRFLQAAALTAATAGATAACGRGAGSSGGKDDKNLTLWYWSGGLSDKVVADAKKHFTDISLKTSVVGGDFKTKLLTGLRAAQSAPDITGIKGEDIASFLPNANRFIDLKTVGADKLVPQYLSWKLKQATTQDGKLIGFPIDIGPCAMYYREDLFAKAGLPTDPAEVSAQLSTWDDYFKAGVELHKAVPKTVLINNIGSVFSMIIGQGTQRFIDEDNTFIGDQDHIRAAWTTAVKPYVLGVDAKINDNTWNAAISGGTLGTELGAAWHALDITSAAPGTKGKWRVASLPGGPSNLGGSFLALPSTCGNPEEAFKIISWILSPDNQARGFTDAALFPTAPAAYKLPALTGGDAFFGGQKTIDIFGPAAEKISATYEAPADAAVSAPYFSELTSIEAKGKDPDSAWKDAVSQAKQIAQRQGVK; from the coding sequence GTGGACCTTTCCCGCAGACGATTCCTTCAGGCGGCCGCACTGACGGCCGCCACGGCAGGTGCCACCGCGGCGTGCGGCCGCGGTGCCGGTTCGAGCGGCGGCAAGGACGACAAGAACCTGACCCTCTGGTACTGGTCCGGCGGCCTGAGCGACAAGGTCGTCGCGGACGCCAAGAAGCACTTCACCGACATCAGCCTCAAGACCTCCGTGGTCGGCGGCGACTTCAAGACCAAGCTGCTCACCGGCCTGCGGGCCGCGCAGTCCGCCCCGGACATCACCGGTATCAAGGGCGAGGACATCGCCTCGTTCCTGCCCAACGCCAACCGCTTCATCGACCTGAAGACCGTCGGCGCGGACAAGCTGGTCCCGCAGTACCTGTCGTGGAAGCTGAAGCAGGCCACCACCCAGGACGGCAAGCTCATCGGCTTCCCGATCGACATCGGCCCCTGCGCCATGTACTACCGCGAGGACCTCTTCGCGAAGGCCGGACTGCCCACCGACCCCGCCGAGGTCTCCGCCCAACTGTCCACCTGGGACGACTACTTCAAAGCCGGCGTCGAACTGCACAAGGCCGTGCCGAAGACCGTGCTGATCAACAACATCGGCTCCGTGTTCTCGATGATCATCGGTCAGGGCACCCAGCGCTTCATCGACGAGGACAACACGTTCATCGGCGACCAGGACCACATCCGGGCCGCCTGGACCACCGCGGTGAAGCCCTACGTCCTCGGCGTCGACGCCAAGATCAACGACAACACCTGGAACGCCGCGATCAGCGGCGGCACCCTCGGCACCGAACTGGGCGCCGCCTGGCACGCGCTGGACATCACGAGTGCCGCCCCGGGCACCAAGGGCAAGTGGCGGGTGGCGAGCCTGCCGGGCGGGCCCTCCAACCTCGGCGGGTCCTTCCTGGCGCTGCCCTCGACCTGCGGCAACCCCGAAGAGGCCTTCAAGATCATCAGCTGGATCCTCAGTCCGGACAACCAGGCCCGCGGCTTCACCGACGCGGCCCTGTTCCCGACCGCCCCGGCCGCGTACAAGCTGCCGGCGCTGACCGGCGGGGACGCCTTCTTCGGCGGCCAGAAGACCATCGACATCTTCGGCCCGGCGGCCGAGAAGATCTCCGCCACCTACGAGGCTCCGGCCGACGCGGCGGTCTCGGCGCCCTACTTCAGCGAGCTGACCAGCATCGAGGCCAAGGGCAAGGACCCCGACAGCGCCTGGAAGGACGCGGTCTCCCAGGCCAAGCAGATCGCCCAGCGTCAGGGAGTGAAGTGA
- a CDS encoding carbohydrate ABC transporter permease has protein sequence MSSSPVAGPAATGPSSGPGTGPVGRPAPGRPNGPGRPGRRVRPVSAGARRGPRRRVAGHWPQYLAISPYYLLFTVFMLFPVLYTVYLAFQKWDGIGDMHFVGFQQFRFLWDDPVFWLSVRNTLVIWVLSTVPMLFLALVLAVLVNSTRRFTAFYRIALFIPSITSLVAIAIFFGAIFSNNFGLINAILRSMHLSAVPWMSNEWTIKLVIASLMTWQWTGYNAIIYLAGLQAIPSELYEAARMDGAGPARIFFAITIPLLRPIILFTVVISTVTGLQSFTEPQVLFGSEAATNPNSGGPGQAGLTTLLYFYHQAFDNNDFGYGAAIVWAFFLLILLIVTLNWRLVQRKERRP, from the coding sequence ATGTCGTCAAGCCCGGTAGCCGGCCCGGCCGCGACCGGACCGTCCTCCGGACCCGGCACCGGGCCCGTCGGCCGGCCGGCCCCCGGCCGCCCGAACGGCCCTGGCCGGCCCGGCCGGCGTGTCCGGCCGGTGTCGGCCGGGGCCCGGCGCGGGCCGCGGCGGCGGGTCGCCGGACACTGGCCGCAGTACCTGGCCATCTCGCCGTACTACCTGCTCTTCACGGTCTTCATGCTGTTCCCGGTGCTCTACACCGTCTATCTGGCGTTCCAGAAGTGGGACGGCATCGGGGACATGCACTTCGTCGGGTTCCAGCAGTTCCGCTTCCTGTGGGACGACCCGGTGTTCTGGCTGTCCGTCCGCAACACCCTCGTCATCTGGGTGCTGTCCACCGTGCCGATGCTCTTCCTGGCGCTGGTGCTCGCGGTCCTGGTGAACTCCACCCGGCGTTTCACGGCCTTCTACCGGATCGCGTTGTTCATCCCCAGCATCACCTCGCTGGTGGCCATCGCGATCTTCTTCGGCGCGATCTTCAGCAACAACTTCGGCCTGATCAACGCGATCCTCCGGTCGATGCACCTGTCGGCCGTGCCATGGATGAGCAACGAGTGGACGATCAAGCTGGTGATCGCCTCGCTGATGACCTGGCAGTGGACCGGCTACAACGCGATCATCTACCTGGCCGGGCTCCAGGCGATCCCCTCGGAGCTCTACGAGGCCGCCAGGATGGACGGTGCCGGGCCGGCGCGGATCTTCTTCGCCATCACGATCCCGCTGCTGCGGCCCATCATCCTGTTCACCGTGGTGATCTCCACCGTCACCGGCCTGCAGAGCTTCACCGAACCACAGGTGCTGTTCGGCAGCGAGGCGGCCACCAACCCCAACTCCGGCGGGCCGGGCCAGGCGGGTCTGACCACGCTGCTGTACTTCTACCACCAGGCCTTCGACAACAACGACTTCGGCTACGGGGCCGCGATCGTCTGGGCCTTCTTCCTGCTGATCCTGCTCATCGTCACCCTCAACTGGCGCCTGGTGCAGCGTAAGGAGCGACGGCCGTGA
- a CDS encoding carbohydrate ABC transporter permease, translating to MTGVVISVFPFYWIVVMATNTSQDIYAYPPKLWFGSHLATNVRHLFARMDFFGSLLNTVTVAVCTTLLVLFFDSLAAFAFAKYDFPGKKYLFGLLLAMYILPTQLAIIPQYEIMVQLGWLGTLKALVVPAAANAFGIFWMRQYTSSSVPDELLDAARIEGAGFIRLYWHVVLPCVRPALAFLGIYTFIAAWNDYILPLVMLVNPDRLTLQVALAQLYAGHSTDYSMVMSGVLLSVIPLVMVFTFFARGFIADATKGALR from the coding sequence ATGACCGGTGTCGTCATCTCGGTGTTCCCGTTCTACTGGATCGTCGTCATGGCGACGAACACCTCGCAGGACATCTACGCCTACCCGCCGAAGCTGTGGTTCGGTTCGCACCTGGCGACCAACGTGCGGCATCTGTTCGCCAGGATGGACTTCTTCGGGTCGTTGCTCAACACGGTGACCGTGGCGGTCTGTACGACGCTGCTGGTGCTGTTCTTCGACTCCCTGGCCGCCTTCGCCTTCGCCAAGTACGACTTCCCCGGCAAGAAGTACCTGTTCGGCCTCCTGCTGGCGATGTACATACTGCCGACCCAGCTGGCGATCATCCCGCAGTACGAGATCATGGTGCAGCTGGGCTGGCTGGGAACCCTCAAGGCGCTGGTCGTGCCTGCCGCCGCCAACGCCTTCGGCATCTTCTGGATGCGTCAGTACACCAGCAGCAGTGTCCCCGACGAACTGCTGGACGCCGCCCGCATCGAGGGCGCCGGCTTCATCCGCCTGTACTGGCACGTCGTGTTGCCGTGTGTGCGCCCGGCCCTGGCGTTCCTCGGCATCTACACCTTCATCGCCGCCTGGAACGACTACATCCTGCCGCTGGTGATGCTGGTCAACCCGGACCGTCTCACCCTCCAGGTGGCGCTGGCCCAGCTGTACGCCGGCCACTCCACCGACTACAGCATGGTGATGTCCGGGGTGCTGCTGTCGGTCATCCCGCTGGTGATGGTGTTCACCTTCTTCGCGCGCGGTTTCATCGCCGACGCGACGAAGGGCGCTCTGCGCTGA